A window of the Anoplolepis gracilipes chromosome 11, ASM4749672v1, whole genome shotgun sequence genome harbors these coding sequences:
- the LOC140671171 gene encoding HEAT repeat-containing protein 5B isoform X1 — translation MMELSHSLTLNEDALNQIPEAKRPVFIFEWLRFLDKVLVAAQKNDIKGCQQKLVEQLTRHMQGAPGPPTRRLIARCLATLFSVGDTFLLFDTVNKCNDILRNKDDSPSFLPTKLAAICCVGCMYEKLGRMMGRSYEETVQILIKSLRSAESQMRIEIMHTLEKVCAGMGSAITNVHKEIYKVSRHYLTDRVMAVRCAAAKCLLEMLNHAPFLYTTEIESVATLCFRAFEGSNYEVRCSVAKLLGTLVAMTQLPSPKIKNPTVMHNKGIRQTSLEEVLNILMSGFLRGGVGFLKGTGEIIKGSSSVNREVRVGVTHAYVVFVQMLGGTWLERNIGALVAHVLDLVTNPKAASSHVEAVYSRKCVNFILRGTIGKLLGEGAQAAACKEIAHIILKQMNSIDFSPENAKDCNQETLFSQHLLVCALQEMGCLILGLGTTATNLLSDQSLNLIDTIMAVLVHPCQAARLAASWCLRCICVAVPSQITPLIDRCVDGIENMRSSPEAIAGYSSALAAVLGSVRLSPLGVPHTKGKIIFNTAEELLRSASQNSRLSLNRTHAGWLLIGAIMTLGTAVVKGLLPRMLLLWRNSFPRSNKELESEKARGDAFTWQVTLEGRAGALSAMYSFLLHCPELLNDDITRRLLTPIESALAMLTNLSPVLKNYGQQLKAPAAMVRLRLYETLLLLPPQTFEGSYTHLLRMLVSEFTLTDNPGNTTTSLLRVVCHANDSVILGTWLQETDHRTIEDQMEPNRRADLEHLQPNSAAGSGALEHNTCCLYRPMPRIEIIPGPLPLGVAVIDLSVALFGQIFPRVANKHRLQMLDHFSECIKHTKSGRQEAIQMNVFTAVLSGLKGLNEAKTGFGQEDVKKSATNLIISTLVSSNPILRWAAGEAVGRMAQVISDPKFTAELAQTSFDRLKSARDVASRTGHSLALGCLHKYVGGMGSSQHLNTSVSILLALAQDNSSPVVQVWALHALALIADSGGPMFRGYVEPTLSLALTLLLNVPHSYIDVHQCIGKVLSALITTIGPELQGNTSTICMARSSFLCACAIMQDHQDPLVQAEATGCLQQLHLFAPRHVNLSSLVPTLCRTLSSNHLLLRKAAISCLRQLAQREAKEVCEHAMTLANESRDTNVVEGLIITETGLPGVLFSMLDTETDSKLIKDIHDTLTSMLQILAADNLSQWLSLCKDVLTIASESSTVEEGNAASADDSAVDNESADAEGDDDQAEFHADESTKQRLSITPRWPTRVFAAQCVRRIVAACVNNKQAHFDLALAKEQQLSKGKGDFLVLHLSDLVRMAFMAATSDCDPLRLEGLKTLQEIIDKFAKVPEPEFPGHLLLEQFQAQVGAALRPAFSAETPSHVTAAACEACSAWIGSGVARDLNDLRRVHQLLVSSLEKLREGNTRPQLYNESLSTLERLAILKAWAEVYVVAMIRDGSALNSKDTTNRNANQLDEEINEEDFGEFEFQSESLLSLVQPELLSLSQHWLSALRDHALLSLPPEFSSQLPHDGGAFYTTDTMESARPHYVESWAPILHAATLWLNVRGFEMDDSNQEKTTANAANNNNQNNNNNNDEAAASKTNMNVERFHLLFGICMEALCSPRTSESPQNIETCLNALYTLLDSTWARKVFIANCSLPIELCNVLHRLLLTRENYVIQMIVMEVLKQVMKAAQEDLVARKKLKLKDTTSANEETNEMLEVDLLGEGKESGELIPGKSLVFAILEVCLCLLVRQIPALNPNPGGATAILSQKGYVPSEESGKLISLSLNIMESLPTLCSPQGAIAILPTVLYLATGVIRETAVRTDNENTKPGAEAPVHAALHCVKSLTSNKYARDHRSQEQWTGLLRSALAKIIDLAKTGNDETKMDEVAMMLGIAVFVLHASPEVVSAPNLQFPCINHFRQAFQSENLTVRLKCVQTLRTIFLHPERNISTPYIHALAPRLVEYLYSDKSKQVTNDMELTFTLECISTVEALIGLADLSNRDLLQGIQMLTLLVPILINYLLEGDELQRATKYQASLHQQSFQWLNKIGPKYPQEFKTLMSQSTELKTKLENAVRTSHQQAQRHTRSVDPVKPQIKISAPSIKLKTDFSNFN, via the exons ATGATGGAGTTGAGTCATAGTTTGACCCTCAACGAGGATGCGCTTAATCAAATCCCGGAGGCTAAACGACCGGTCTTCATTTTCGAGTGGCTGCGCTTCCTGGACAAAGTATTGGTTGCCGCTCAAAAG AACGATATTAAAGGATGTCAGCAAAAGTTAGTGGAGCAATTGACCAGACATATGCAAGGAGCTCCTGGTCCACCCACAAGACGTCTCATAGCGAGATGTCTTGCTACTCTATTCAGTGTCGGCGATACGTTCTTGCTCTTTGACACTGTCAATAAATGCAATGACATCTTGAGAAATAAAGACGATTCACCAAGCTTTCTACctacaaaatt AGCTGCTATTTGCTGTGTGGGATGCATGTATGAAAAACTGGGAAGAATGATGGGCAGATCATACGAGGAAACTGTGCAGATCTTAATAAAGTCTTTGCGTTCTGCTGAATCCCAAATGCGGATAGAGATTATGCATACATTGGAAAAG GTGTGTGCTGGGATGGGATCGGCGATAACCAATGTACATAAGGAGATATACAAAGTTTCCAGACATTATCTGACCGACAGAGTGATGGCGGTGAGATGCGCCGCTGCCaag tgtttGTTGGAAATGTTGAATCACGCTCCGTTTCTCTATACAACCGAAATTGAAAGTGTTGCAACATTGTGCTTTCGAGCATTTGAAGGCTCGAATTACGAAGTAAGATGTTCTGTTGCTAAACTACTGGGTACCTTGGTGGCAATGACACAGCTTCCTTcacctaaaataaaaaatcctacag TCATGCACAATAAAGGCATTAGACAGACATCGCTTGAAGAAGTGTTAAATATCCTGATGTCCGGATTTTTAAGAGGCGGCGTGGGCTTTTTAAAAGGAACGGGCGAGATAATAAAAGGAAGTTCCAGCGTAAATAGAGAAGTGCGAGTTGGAGTGACACAT GCATACGTAGTGTTTGTTCAAATGCTGGGTGGCACTTGGTTGGAACGCAATATCGGCGCGTTAGTCGCTCACGTTTTAGACTTGGTCACAAATCCAAAAGCCGCTAGTTCACACGTTGAGGCGGTGTACTCGCGCAAATGCGTCAATTTCATATTACGCGGTACTATTGGCAAATTGTTGGGAGAAGGTGCTCAGGCTGCCGCTTGCAAGGAGATAGcgcatattattttgaaacaaatgAATTCCAttg ATTTCAGTCCGGAAAATGCCAAGGACTGCAATCAAGAGACATTATTCAGCCAGCATTTGTTAGTATGTGCGTTACAAGAAATGGGCTGTCTAATACTAGGATTAGGTACTACAGCTACGAATTTGCTATCCGATCAATCTCTAA ATTTGATCGATACTATAATGGCTGTTCTGGTACATCCGTGTCAAGCCGCTAGATTAGCAGCTTCTTGGTGCTTACGGTGCATATGCGTCGCTGTACCGAGTCAAATAACACCGTTGATCGACCGATGTGTCGACGGGATTGAGAATATGCGTAGCTCACCGGAAGCTATAGCCGGTTATAGCAGCGCTCTTGCTGCGGTGCTGGGAAGCGTACGTCTATCACCCTTGGGTGTTCCCCACACTAAAGGAAAG ATAATTTTCAATACGGCGGAAGAACTCTTGAGAAGCGCCAGTCAAAACAGTCGTTTATCTTTAAATCGCACACACGCGGGATGGCTCTTGATAGGAGCGATAATGACTTTag gTACGGCAGTGGTGAAGGGTTTATTGCCGAGAATGTTACTTCTATGGAGAAATTCGTTCCCGCGGTCGAACAAGGAACTTGAAAGTGAGAAGGCGCGCGGTGACGCCTTCACGTGGCAAGTAACTCTGGAAGGACGAGCCGGCGCCCTGTCCGCTATGTACAGTTTTCTCTTACATTGCCCGGAACTTCTAAACGACGATATCACACGACGATTACTCACGCCAATCGAGTCCGCTTTAGCGATGCTGACGAA TTTGTCACCCGTTTTGAAGAATTACGGTCAACAATTGAAAGCTCCCGCGGCTATGGTTCGTTTACGCTTATACGAAACGTTGTTGCTGCTACCGCCACAAACATTCGAAG GTTCTTATACGCATCTTCTAAGAATGCTGGTGTCAGAGTTTACGCTTACCGACAACCCTGGGAATACGACTACTTCCTTATTGCGTGTAGTTTGTCACGCTAACGATTCTGTGATTCTCGGCACATGGCTACAGGAAACTGATCACCGTACGATCGAAGATCAA ATGGAACCAAACAGAAGAGCAGATTTGGAACAT CTTCAACCAAATAGCGCTGCAGGATCCGGAGCCTTGGAACATAATACATGCTGCCTTTACAGACCAATGCCACGT attGAAATAATACCTGGTCCTTTACCATTGGGCGTAGCAGTGATTGACTTATCGGTTGCGTTATTCGGCCAGATATTCCCGCGCGTAGCAAACAAGCACAGACTGCAAATGTTAGATCACTTCAGTGAGTGCATAAAACACACCAAGTCTGGAAGACAGGAAGCAATACAGATGAACGTGTTCACGGCTGTGTTGAGTGGCTTGAAAGGCCTTAACGAAGCGAAAACAGGCTTTGGACAAGAAGACGTTAAGAAATCCGCTACTAATCTCATTATT AGCACACTAGTTAGTAGCAATCCTATTTTACGATGGGCGGCGGGAGAGGCAGTCGGTCGAATGGCTCAGGTAATCTCCGATCCCAAGTTCACCGCTGAATTAGCACAGACCAGTTTTGATCGTTTGAAATCCGCCCGCGATGTCGCCAGCAGAACTGGCCATTCATTAGCGTTAGGCTGCCTTCATAAGTATGTTGGCGGTATGGGTTCTAGCCAACATCTCAATACTAGCGTCAGTATTTTACTCGCACTCGCTCAGGATAACTCATCTCCTGTGGTACAA GTTTGGGCATTGCACGCTCTGGCTCTGATAGCTGACTCTGGTGGACCAATGTTCAGGGGGTATGTGGAACCTACACTGTCTTTGGCGCTGACTCTTCTTCTCAATGTTCCTCACTCTTATATTGATGTCCATCAATGTATTGGAAAAGTTTTATCAGCACTTATCACGACGATAGGACCAGAATTACAAG GCAACACGTCAACGATTTGCATGGCGCGATCGTCATTTTTGTGCGCGTGTGCCATCATGCAGGATCATCAGGACCCTCTTGTTCAAGCCGAAGCAACCGGCTGCCTTCAACAGTTGCATCTCTTCGCACCCAGACATGTCAATCTGTCTTCCCTTGTTCCTACATTATGC cgTACTCTGTCGAGTAATCATTTACTTTTACGTAAAGCTGCGATATCATGCCTTCGACAACTCGCTCAACGCGAAGCGAAGGAAGTGTGCGAGCACGCGATGACGCTGGCTAACGAAAGCAGAGATACCAACGTGGTGGAGGGTCTCATCATCACCGAGACCGGATTACCAGGTGTGCTGTTTAGTATGCTGGATACAGAAACTGACAGTAAACTGATCAAAGACATTCATGACACTTTGACTAGTATGTTGCAAATACTAGCGGCCGACAATCTATCTCAGTGGTTGTCATTATGCAAAGATGTTCTCACAATAGCTTCAG AATCGAGTACAGTCGAAGAAGGTAACGCTGCGAGTGCGGATGACAGCGCCGTTGATAATGAGTCAGCCGATGCGGAGGGCGACGACGATCAGGCTGAATTTCATGCTGACGAATCTACCAAGCAGCGACTGTCTATTACGCCGAGATGGCCAACCAGAGTTTTCGCGGCGCAATGTGTCAGACGTATCGTCGCGGCTTGTGTGAACAACAAACAAGCGCACTTCGATCTTGCTTTGGCCAAGGAACAGCAGCTATCTAAAGGAAAAG gaGATTTTCTGGTGTTACACCTGTCAGACCTGGTGCGCATGGCGTTTATGGCTGCAACAAGTGATTGTGATCCATTGCGACTTGAAGGTCTAAAAACTCTGCAAGAAATCATCGATAAATTCGCTAAAGTTCCCGAACCAGAGTTTCCTGGACACTTATTACTGGAGCAGTTCCAGGCACAG gTTGGAGCTGCTTTAAGACCGGCATTTTCCGCGGAAACGCCATCGCATGTTACTGCTGCAGCCTGCGAAGCTTGCAGTGCGTGGATTGGCAGTGGCGTCGCCAGAGATCTCAATGATCTGCGAAGGGTGCATCAGCTACTCGTGTCGTCTTTGGAGAAATTGCGAGAAGGTAACACTCGGCCGCAACTTTATAATGAAAGCTTGTCAACGCTGGAGAGATTGGCGATCCTAAAAGCGTGGGCAGag GTATACGTAGTCGCAATGATACGGGACGGATCGGCGCTGAACAGCAAGGATACGACTAATAGAAACGCGAATCAACTCGACGAAGAAATCAATGAAGAGGATTTTGGGGAATTCGAATTTCAGAGCGAAAGTCTATTGAGTCTTGTTCAGCCTGAACTTTTGAGTCTAAGTCAACATTGGCTATCTGCACTGCGGGATCATGCATTATTGTCTTTGCCACCAg AATTCTCTAGTCAATTGCCGCATGATGGTGGTGCCTTTTACACGACGGACACTATGGAATCCGCGCGTCCTCATTACGTGGAATCATGGGCGCCAATTCTTCACGCTGCGACTCTTTGGCTCAATGTGAGGGGATTTGAAATGGATGACAGTAACCAAGAGAAAACAACGGCAAATGCCGCCAATAATAACAatcagaataataataataacaacgatGAAGCCGCCGCCTCTAAAACTAACATGAATGTTGAACGCTTCCACTTGTTAtttg gtaTATGTATGGAAGCCTTGTGCAGTCCTCGCACTTCCGAATCTCCGCAAAATATAGAGACATGCTTAAATGCTTTATACACGCTACTCGATTCAACGTGGGCACGTAAAGTTTTTATCGCGAATTGTTCTTTACCCATAGAATTGTGTAACGTCCTTCATAG ATTGCTTTTAACACGAGAGAATTACGTCATCCAAATGATAGTAATGGAGGTACTAAAACAAGTTATGAAAGCGGCGCAGGAAGATTTAGTTGcgaggaaaaaattaaaactcaaAG atactaCATCGGCGAATGAAGAAACTAATGAAATGTTGGAAGTGGATTTGTTGGGCGAGGGAAAGGAAAGTGGCGAACTTATACCGGGAAAATCATTAGTGTTCGCCATTCTGGAAGTATGCCTCTGCCTCTTGGTACGGCAGATACCGGCGTTGAATCCGAATCCGGGTGGTGCTACTGCCATCCTGTCTCAGAAGGGATACGTCCCATCCGAGGAGAGTGGCAAGCTAATTTCGTTGTCTCTCAATATAATGGAATCTCTTCCCACTTTATGTTCTCCGCAAg GTGCAATAGCGATTCTTCCGACAGTACTGTATTTGGCGACGGGCGTGATACGGGAAACCGCAGTGCGTACGGATAACGAAAACACCAAACCTGGTGCGGAAGCACCAGTTCATGCCGCGTTGCACTGCGTCAAAAGTCTTACCAGTAACAAGTACGCTCGGGACCACAGGAGTCAGGAGCAGTGGACTGGGTTACTACGTAGCGCACTTGCCAAGATTATCGATCTGGCCAAGACAG gCAATGATGAAACGAAGATGGATGAGGTAGCTATGATGCTGGGTATCGCGGTATTCGTGCTTCACGCGTCACCAGAAGTAGTGAGCGCTCCAAATCTGCAATTCCCGTGCATTAATCATTTTCGACAGGCGTTCCAGTCTGAAAACCTGACG GTAAGATTGAAATGCGTGCAAACGTTAAGAACGATATTTTTGCATCCGGAACGTAATATAAGTACTCCATACATTCACGCGCTCGCACCACGACTGGTGGAATATCTGTATAGCGATAAAAGCAAACAGGTCACGAACGATATGGAATTGACTTTCACATTGGAATGTATCAGTACAGTTGAAGCCCTCATAGGACTCGCCGATCTTTCTAATC GAGATCTGTTACAAG gTATTCAAATGCTGACTCTGCTTGTGCCAATTTTAATCAACTACTTGCTGGAAGGAGATGAACTTCAACGCGCTACTAAGTATCAAGCGAGTCTCCATCAACAGAGTTTTCAATGGCTCAATAAAATCGGGCCGAAATATCCGCAg GAATTTAAGACATTAATGTCACAATCTACCGAGTTGAAGACTAAATTGGAGAACGCTGTAAGAACTAGCCATCAGCAGGCGCAGCGACATACTCGATCGGTCGATCCTGTAAAACCACAGATTAAGATATCCGCGCCatcaataaaattgaaaaccgATTTCTCTAACTTCAATTAG